In Phenylobacterium hankyongense, the sequence CGGATAGGGGTCCCAGTCGCCGGCCGGCGGCGCGACGGGGTCGAGGCTCCCGGCGCCCGTAAAACGGGTGTCGAGCTCCAGCATGGGATAGGATTCGAGCGGCATATCAGAACTCTACCTCAGTCCATCCCCTTCAAATTCTTAAGGGAACGATGGTTTTTCAGCAATGCGCGAACTTGTGACGCAACCGCGCAGGCTGAAGACGACTGCACGCCGTGGTTTCATCCCCGGCGCGGGGGCGACATGCTGACGCACACCGCCCGGCTAGGCCGCGGAGGCACGATCAGCGGCCACGCCTGTCAGCCGTTTTAGGGTCTCGGCGTCGAAGGGCGCTGCGCTTTTGATATCGTTGTCGAAATAAACGTAGGCGTCCCTGCCGTTCGCTCGCCAGGCGGCGATGCGGTCGGCCCAGGCCTGCAGCTCGGCCTCTGGGTAACGGCCGTGGTAGCGCCCGCCCGGACCGTGCCCGCGGACGTAGACGAAGGAGGCGGTGACCTCCCAGGGCGAGGGCGCGGAATGATGGTCGGAGATGCAGAGCGCCGCATCGTGGTCGGCGAGGATGCGGAACACCGCCGGGTCGTACCAGCTGTCGTGGCGGAACTCGACGGTGTGGCGCCCGCCCTTCGGCAGCAGCGCCAGGAAGGCCGCCAGCCGCTCGTCGTTGCGCCGCAGCTGCGGCGGCAGCTGGGTCAGCGC encodes:
- a CDS encoding DUF72 domain-containing protein, which encodes MTALRIGCSGWTYKDWTGPFYPPGTKDRERLEYYASRFDTSEINASFYRLPSEAMVEGWARRAPAGFVFAWKVSRFITHNKKLKDCADSVALVFGRMAPLGAKQGPALTQLPPQLRRNDERLAAFLALLPKGGRHTVEFRHDSWYDPAVFRILADHDAALCISDHHSAPSPWEVTASFVYVRGHGPGGRYHGRYPEAELQAWADRIAAWRANGRDAYVYFDNDIKSAAPFDAETLKRLTGVAADRASAA